The following are from one region of the Dreissena polymorpha isolate Duluth1 chromosome 2, UMN_Dpol_1.0, whole genome shotgun sequence genome:
- the LOC127869894 gene encoding RYamide receptor-like, whose protein sequence is MAEMRSVEHAFDYDATSESSLNVTSEYQVRGPIEVPVYQQAIIITMYSIIVCLSVFGNSIVCFIVFSSRKMRTVMNYFIVSLALSDILMAVLCIPLTFIANLIINSWPFGETMCPIVSFLQVVTVFMSSFTLVAISLDRYWAIVHPLRHKMKRRQGFVVISIIWMLSIIIPLPTAIKAKVHRYVNDSSAPIFCEEVWDNVTAQSVYNFIILLFQYFIPLGILIFAYSRIILVLWIKKTPGEAVSDRDKRMALSKKKIIKMLIVVVIIYAICWLPLHAITIAGDVHLTFYNLPGMNIVWTASHWLAMSNCMYNPFIYCWMNARFRNGFLKVIRVATCRFSKARNVIEMQHMHRHTSARFSSPILKYNVNSGKCHTRMFSAGQVRFTWNKLS, encoded by the exons ATGGCGGAAATGAGAAGTGTTGAACACGCTTTTGACTACGATGCTACGTCAGAATCATCGTTAAATGTCACTTCAGAATATCAGGTCCGTGGACCTATCGAGGTTCCTGTTTATCAGCAGGCGATCATTATAACGATGTACAGCATAATTGTATGTTTGTCGGTGTTTGGAAATTCGATTGTATGCTTCATTGTCTTCTCTTCGCGAAAAATGAGAACGGTAATGAACTACTTTATCGTGAGTCTCGCATTGAGTGACATATTGATGGCGGTCCTGTGCATTCCGCTGACTTTCATTGCAAATTTGATAATCAATTCGTGGCCGTTCGGTGAAACAATGTGTCCAATCGTTTCGTTCCTGCAAGTGGTCACTGTGTTCATGAGCTCGTTTACGCTGGTCGCAATTAGTCTCGATAGATACTGGGCCATCGTGCATCCTCTACGTCACAAGATGAAGCGTCGACAGGGTTTCGTAGTGATATCTATCATTTGGATGTTATCAATAATCATTCCGCTACCAACCGCCATAAAAGCCAAGGTTCACCGCTATGTCAACGACTCCTCGGCGCCAATTTTCTGCGAAGAAGTATGGGACAATGTAACTGCACAGTCGGTGTATAATTTTATCATCTTATTATTCCAATACTTTATCCCGTTGGGAATTCTCATATTCGCATACAGTAGGATCATCCTAGTTCTTTGGATAAAGAAAACACCCGGCGAAGCTGTCAGCGATCGCGACAAGAGGATGGCTTTGTCAAAGAAAAAG ATTATCAAGATGCTGATTGTCGTCGTGATCATATACGCCATTTGCTGGCTGCCACTCCATGCTATTACCATTGCTGGGGACGTTCACCTCACATTCTATAACCTGCCTGGCATGAACATCGTGTGGACGGCATCTCATTGGCTTGCGATGTCTAACTGCATGTATAATCCGTTTATTTACTGCTGGATGAACGCAAGGTTCCGGAATGGCTTTCTCAAGGTCATCCGCGTGGCAACTTGTCGGTTTTCGAAGGCTCGGAACGTCATAGAGATGCAACATATGCATCGTCACACCTCAGCGCGCTTTTCTTCG CCCATTCTTAAGTACAACGTCAACTCAGGCAAGTGTCATACACGGATGTTTAGTGCTGGACAAGTTCGATTTACCTGGAACAAACTAAGCTGA